One genomic region from Rosa rugosa chromosome 1, drRosRugo1.1, whole genome shotgun sequence encodes:
- the LOC133727189 gene encoding thaumatin-like protein 1b — MAFSRFSKLVLSLCLIHFISGGYSATFTITNKCSNTIWPGILSNSGTAQLSTTGFALQSGESSSIAVPASWSGRLWGRTLCSQDPTTGKFSCVTGDCGSGTVDCAGSGAAPPASLAEFTLNGADGLDFYDVSLVDGYNLPMLVVPQGGTGGNCTTTGCVVDLNAGCPSELKVTTASNSGVACKSACEAFGDPMYCCSGAYATPDTCKPSSYSQFFKNACPKAYSYAYDDGTSTFTCAAADYLITFCPAPATSVKSANGQIPVAAGVSAGSRRSIPNVIVFATLLAAVWRLLPLF, encoded by the exons ATGGCTTTCAGTCGATTTTCAAAGCTCgtactctctctctgtctcattCACTTCATTTCAG GTGGTTACTCGGCGACGTTTACGATTACAAACAAGTGCAGCAACACAATTTGGCCGGGCATTTTGTCAAACTCCGGGACGGCGCAGCTTTCTACTACCGGGTTTGCTTTACAATCCGGGGAGTCTAGCTCGATAGCCGTTCCGGCTTCGTGGTCGGGTAGGCTATGGGGGCGGACTCTGTGCTCTCAGGACCCGACCACGGGAAAGTTCAGTTGCGTTACGGGAGATTGTGGCTCGGGTACTGTCGATTGTGCCGGAAGTGGAGCTGCGCCTCCGGCAAGTCTGGCGGAGTTTACCCTGAACGGAGCGGACGGGCTGGACTTCTACGACGTCAGCCTCGTGGACGGATACAACCTCCCCATGTTGGTCGTGCCCCAGGGCGGGACCGGAGGCAACTGCACCACCACGGGCTGCGTCGTGGACCTCAACGCCGGGTGTCCGTCGGAGCTGAAGGTGACCACGGCGAGTAACAGTGGCGTGGCGTGTAAAAGCGCGTGCGAGGCGTTTGGGGATCCCATGTACTGCTGCAGTGGGGCGTACGCGACCCCTGACACCTGCAAACCGAGCTCGTACTCTCAGTTCTTTAAAAATGCGTGCCCCAAAGCGTACAGCTACGCCTATGACGACGGCACCAGCACCTTCACTTGTGCCGCCGCCGACTACCTCATCACTTTCTGCCCAGCCCCCGCCACCAG TGTGAAGTCGGCGAATGGCCAAATCCCTGTTGCGGCCGGCGTCTCAGCCGGTTCACGTCGTTCGATACCGAACGTCATCGTTTTCGCCACCTTGTTGGCGGCAGTTTGGCGGTTGCTGCCGCTATTCTGA
- the LOC133727537 gene encoding uncharacterized protein LOC133727537, translating into MPEWGTGKIAHIEFDANWMPISENGKGFSSQLGILARDGQKVPLTLTSWTVMPDDVLDDIWKDVKEMCETNKSSRAQGRGVPHRTGRKSFARLRKEMMENGEKTDHVSMFVKTRAMKTRNDDGQPIEVHDEEATAVISQFNEYLRDMPEDEQDDIFREEVFTAVMGEDTHGRVRMYGTCVTPSQVFGNSKTSETTEKKTIEEMEKKYQTKLDDLKESHESQLGDMKLKYEDVSNRLNLLMAHVGIQVNQSGSTSEQQLRRTIDGHHQLDLEGQQ; encoded by the exons ATGCCTGAATGGGGAACTGGAAAAATAGCGCATATTGAATTTGATGCTAATTGGATGCCTATCAGTGAAAATGGGAAGGGGTTTAGTTCACAACTTGGAATCCTGGCCCGAGATGGACAGAAGGTTCCTCTAACCTTAACTTCGTGGACTGTCATGCCAGATGATGTTTTGGATGACATTTGGAAAGATGTCAAG GAAATGTGTGAGACGAATAAATCTAGCCGTGCACAAGGAAGAGGTGTCCCTCATAGGACTGGTCGAAAATCGTTTGCTAGACTACGAAAAGAG ATGatggagaatggagagaaaacaGATCATGTGAGCATGTTTGTCAAAACAAGAGCTATGAAAACAAGGAATGATGATGGTCAACCAATTGAAGTACATGATGAGGAGGCTACTGCCGTCATT AGTCAATTCAATGAATATTTGAGGGACATGCCAGAAGATGAACAAGATGATATTTTTCGTGAAGAGGTATTTACTGCAGTGATGGGAGAAGATACACATGGGCGTGTTCGCATGTATGGAACATGTGTAACTCCATCTCAAGTGTTTGGTAACTCAAAAACTTCTGAGACTACTGAAAAGAAGACAATTGAGGAAATGGAAAAGAAATACCAAACAAAGCTAGATGATCTCAAAGAAAGCCATGAATCTCAATTGGGAGACATGAAATTAAAGTACGAAGATGTGTCGAATCGTCTCAATCTTTTGATGGCACATGTTGGTATCCAAGTAAACCAAAGTGGAAGTACAAGTGAACAG CAATTAAGGCGTACTATAGATGGCCATCATCAATTGGATTTGGAAGGTCAGCAGTAA
- the LOC133716680 gene encoding ferredoxin--NADP reductase, leaf isozyme, chloroplastic isoform X1, with the protein MAAAVTAAVSFPSSKSSTLPTRTSLICPERITLKKVYREASAGGRVVSVRAQVTTTEAAPPAKAVKHSKKQEEGVVVNKFKPKNPYVGRVLLNTKITADDAPGETWHMVFSTDGEMPYREGQSIGVIPDGIDPRNGKPHKLRLYSIASSALGDFGDSKTVSISLFPPNFSLLGVIASIQVSLCVKRLVYTNDAGETVKGVCSNFLCDLKPGSEVTMTGPVGKEMLMPKDPNATVIMLATGTGIAPFRSFLWKMFFEKHEDYKFEGLAWLFLGVPTSSSLLYKEEFEKMKEKTPDNFRLDFAVSREQTNEKGEKMYIQTRMAQYAEELWELLKKDNTYVYMCGLKGMEKGIDDIMVSLAAKDGIDWLDYKKQLKKAEQWNVEVY; encoded by the exons ATGGCTGCAGCTGTAACTGCTGCTGTTTCATTCCCCTCCTCCAAGTCCTCAACTCTCCCCACCAGAACCTCCCTTATCTGTCCTGAAAGAATCACCCTCAAGAAG gtTTATAGAGAAGCTTCTGCTGGTGGGAGAGTGGTTTCTGTCAGAGCCCAAGTCACCACCACTGAGGCTGCTCCACCTGCCAAGGCTGTGAAGCATTCCAAGAAGCAAGAGGAAGGTGTGGTTGTGAACAAGTTCAAGCCCAAGAACCCTTACGTTGGCAGAGTCCTCCTCAACACTAAGATCACTGCTGATGATGCACCTGGTGAGACCTGGCACATGGTCTTCAGCACTGATG GAGAGATGCCCTACAGAGAAGGACAGTCTATTGGAGTGATTCCAGATGGTATTGACCCTAGGAATGGCAAGCCTCACAAGCTCAGGCTGTACTCAATTGCCAGTAGTGCCCTTGGTGACTTTGGTGACTCCAAAACCGTGAGCATTTCTCTTTTCCCTCCAAATTTTTCACT TTTGGGTGTGATTGCCTCCATTCAGGTTTCTCTCTGTGTGAAAAGGCTTGTGTACACCAATGACGCAGGCGAAACCGTTAAAGGGGTGTGCTCAAACTTTTTGT GTGACTTGAAGCCAGGGAGTGAAGTGACCATGACAGGACCAGTTGGCAAAGAAATGCTTATGCCAAAAGATCCTAATGCAACCGTCATCATG CTTGCAACTGGTACTGGAATTGCTCCTTTCAGATCATTCTTGTGGAAAATGTTCTTTGAGAAGCATGAAGACTACAAG TTTGAAGGTTTGGCTTGGCTCTTCTTGGGTGTTCCCACCAGTAGCTCACTGCTTTACAAGGAG GAATTTGAGAAGATGAAAGAGAAGACCCCCGATAACTTCAGGCTTGACTTCGCTGTCAGCAGAGAGCAAACCAACGAGAAGGGCGAGAAAATGTACATTCAAACCAGAATGGCTCAGTATGCAGAAGAGCTATGGGAGTTACTCAAGAAGGACAACACCTACGTCTACATGTGCGGTCTCAAGGGAATGGAGAAGGGAATTGATGACATCATGGTGTCATTGGCTGCCAAAGACG GCATTGACTGGCTAGATTACAAAAAGCAGTTGAAGAAAGCAGAGCAATGGAATGTGGAAGTCTACTAA
- the LOC133716691 gene encoding cold shock protein 2 encodes MAEERSTGVVKWFNDTKGFGFITPDNNTEDLFVHQSSIKSDGFRTVAEGDAVEFLIAVGEDGKTKAVDVTGPNGAPLPGKESFARSGGRGGGGRDAAGFGGAWRGGDRRNGGGGGGGGCYTCGDTGHMARDCNRGGNGGGGGRGGGDGCFTCGGYGHMARNCPNGNSGGGGGGRGGEGCYKCGDFGHLARDCFNGASGGGGGGACYTCGEVGHMARDCTRGGGGGGRSGGRYGYSSGSGGGNGCYNCGQAGHFAKECPNQA; translated from the coding sequence ATGGCGGAGGAGAGGTCGACTGGGGTAGTGAAGTGGTTCAATGACACCAAGGGTTTCGGCTTCATCACCCCTGACAACAACACCGAAGATCTGTTCGTCCACCAATCCTCGATCAAATCCGACGGCTTCCGCACCGTCGCCGAGGGTGACGCCGTTGAGTTTCTGATCGCCGTCGGCGAGGACGGCAAGACCAAGGCCGTCGATGTCACTGGTCCGAACGGCGCGCCTCTGCCGGGGAAGGAGAGTTTTGCTCGCTCCGGCGGCCGTGGCGGTGGCGGTAGAGACGCTGCGGGATTCGGCGGTGCGTGGAGAGGTGGAGATCGCCGTAacggtggtggcggcggcggtggcGGGTGTTATACTTGCGGCGATACTGGTCACATGGCTAGGGATTGTAATCGCGGTGGGAATGGAGGCGGTGGAGGCCGCGGTGGTGGTGATGGATGCTTTACTTGCGGAGGGTATGGACACATGGCAAGGAATTGTCCTAATGGGAACAGCGGCGGTGGTGGCGGTGGCCGTGGTGGTGAGGGTTGCTACAAGTGTGGCGATTTTGGCCATTTGGCTAGGGACTGTTTCAATGGAGCCTCCGGTGGCGGAGGCGGTGGTGCATGTTATACCTGTGGGGAGGTTGGTCACATGGCAAGGGATTGCACCAggggagggggtggcggtggacGCAGTGGCGGTCGGTATGGCTACAGTTCTGGATCTGGTGGCGGCAATGGCTGTTACAACTGTGGGCAGGCTGGGCATTTTGCCAAGGAGTGTCCAAACCAGGCTTGA
- the LOC133716680 gene encoding ferredoxin--NADP reductase, leaf isozyme, chloroplastic isoform X2: MAAAVTAAVSFPSSKSSTLPTRTSLICPERITLKKVYREASAGGRVVSVRAQVTTTEAAPPAKAVKHSKKQEEGVVVNKFKPKNPYVGRVLLNTKITADDAPGETWHMVFSTDGEMPYREGQSIGVIPDGIDPRNGKPHKLRLYSIASSALGDFGDSKTVSLCVKRLVYTNDAGETVKGVCSNFLCDLKPGSEVTMTGPVGKEMLMPKDPNATVIMLATGTGIAPFRSFLWKMFFEKHEDYKFEGLAWLFLGVPTSSSLLYKEEFEKMKEKTPDNFRLDFAVSREQTNEKGEKMYIQTRMAQYAEELWELLKKDNTYVYMCGLKGMEKGIDDIMVSLAAKDGIDWLDYKKQLKKAEQWNVEVY, translated from the exons ATGGCTGCAGCTGTAACTGCTGCTGTTTCATTCCCCTCCTCCAAGTCCTCAACTCTCCCCACCAGAACCTCCCTTATCTGTCCTGAAAGAATCACCCTCAAGAAG gtTTATAGAGAAGCTTCTGCTGGTGGGAGAGTGGTTTCTGTCAGAGCCCAAGTCACCACCACTGAGGCTGCTCCACCTGCCAAGGCTGTGAAGCATTCCAAGAAGCAAGAGGAAGGTGTGGTTGTGAACAAGTTCAAGCCCAAGAACCCTTACGTTGGCAGAGTCCTCCTCAACACTAAGATCACTGCTGATGATGCACCTGGTGAGACCTGGCACATGGTCTTCAGCACTGATG GAGAGATGCCCTACAGAGAAGGACAGTCTATTGGAGTGATTCCAGATGGTATTGACCCTAGGAATGGCAAGCCTCACAAGCTCAGGCTGTACTCAATTGCCAGTAGTGCCCTTGGTGACTTTGGTGACTCCAAAACC GTTTCTCTCTGTGTGAAAAGGCTTGTGTACACCAATGACGCAGGCGAAACCGTTAAAGGGGTGTGCTCAAACTTTTTGT GTGACTTGAAGCCAGGGAGTGAAGTGACCATGACAGGACCAGTTGGCAAAGAAATGCTTATGCCAAAAGATCCTAATGCAACCGTCATCATG CTTGCAACTGGTACTGGAATTGCTCCTTTCAGATCATTCTTGTGGAAAATGTTCTTTGAGAAGCATGAAGACTACAAG TTTGAAGGTTTGGCTTGGCTCTTCTTGGGTGTTCCCACCAGTAGCTCACTGCTTTACAAGGAG GAATTTGAGAAGATGAAAGAGAAGACCCCCGATAACTTCAGGCTTGACTTCGCTGTCAGCAGAGAGCAAACCAACGAGAAGGGCGAGAAAATGTACATTCAAACCAGAATGGCTCAGTATGCAGAAGAGCTATGGGAGTTACTCAAGAAGGACAACACCTACGTCTACATGTGCGGTCTCAAGGGAATGGAGAAGGGAATTGATGACATCATGGTGTCATTGGCTGCCAAAGACG GCATTGACTGGCTAGATTACAAAAAGCAGTTGAAGAAAGCAGAGCAATGGAATGTGGAAGTCTACTAA